Part of the Ignavibacteria bacterium genome is shown below.
CGAAGTATTGTCTTTTGGAGGAGAGATGGTTAATGTAAAATTTAGTAAAGTGATAAAACCGCTTGCTGCTATAAACCGTTGCGAGAAGTTCAAACTCCTAATTAATGTTGAATAATATCAATTACTCTCTTTATAATTTCGTTTAATTTGTGAGTGTTTAGTTTACCGATTTTGTATAGGATAATTTTGTTTTCTGCAGTAAATATTCGATTGGGCCGTACGTTGCTTACTTGCTTCAAGCTTCCTTGCTCGAAATCATTATCGGTTATTTGAACTGCATAATCATCTTTTACGGTTTGACTTGTGATTTGGCATAGAATAAGATCATTTCCCTTCAAGGAAGTGATAATTAATGCTGGACGTCTTTTAATCACCGAAAGATCAGAAAAAGGGAATGGAATGACGACTACGTCGCCTTTTATAAATTTTGCCACGCTTTCTCTTCTTCAGGTCTAAGCCAATCTTTACTTAGCAAGGATTCGCTCATAATCGCAGTGTCAATTTCTTCTTTGACGATTTTTGTCTTCAGATAGTTGATAAAATCAAAAACATCGTCTAAAAGAGATTCAGGGATTTGCTCAATTTCGCTTATCAGCAGTTCTTTTTTGGTCATATTACGTTCTCTA
Proteins encoded:
- a CDS encoding DUF2281 domain-containing protein, translated to MTKKELLISEIEQIPESLLDDVFDFINYLKTKIVKEEIDTAIMSESLLSKDWLRPEEEKAWQNL
- a CDS encoding type II toxin-antitoxin system PemK/MazF family toxin, which codes for MAKFIKGDVVVIPFPFSDLSVIKRRPALIITSLKGNDLILCQITSQTVKDDYAVQITDNDFEQGSLKQVSNVRPNRIFTAENKIILYKIGKLNTHKLNEIIKRVIDIIQH